The Arachis hypogaea cultivar Tifrunner chromosome 19, arahy.Tifrunner.gnm2.J5K5, whole genome shotgun sequence genome has a window encoding:
- the LOC140182111 gene encoding uncharacterized protein, which produces MRLSIGTTASDQDETEQFGEWLLKVGDGLIGDNMDGFFFKARTILAPTLDIVEEVNNHLMAIIPRGGKLYLSSDSICMDEGNMESQLDIYSPELLNSINCSGLPPHKLILKVGVPVMLLRNIDKSSGLCNGTRLQVRKLGNHVIEYEVLMGNNVGHIALIPRMNMVPTNETVAVRFQ; this is translated from the exons ATGAGACTCTCTATAGGGACGACTGCTTCAGATCAAGATGAGACAGAGCAATTTGGTGAGTGGTTATTGAAAGTTGGTGATGGTCTAATAGGTGACAATATGGATG GATTTTTTTTCAAAGCAAGAACTATACTGGCTCCCACACTAGACATCGTTGAAGAGGTCAACAACCATCTGATGGCTATCATTCCTAGAGGGGGAAAATTATATCTTAGTTCGGATTCCATTTGTATGGATGAAGGGAATATGGAGAGTCAACTAGATATCTATAGTCCTGAATTACTGAATAGCATAAATTGCTCTGGTTTGCCTccacataaattaatactcaaggtTGGTGTTCCGGTGATGTTACTGAGGAATATTGACAAATCCAGTGGTCTTTGTAATGGTACAAGGCTACAAGTTAGGAAGCTTGGAAATCATGTCATAGAATATGAAGTCTTAATGGGTAACAATGTTGGTCATATTGCTTTGATTCCAAGAATGAATATGGTACCAACAAATGAAACCGTCGCAGTTAGATTCCAATGA
- the LOC112775950 gene encoding uncharacterized protein At3g49140: MFLETTVAACFPAILHKRVVHIAASCKLHPYNSNCAHHMLWEKCQKCSGIHFTRRNKLVPVKNSIRASTEYLGSAPDPIKKNVKSSYHPFEEFAQPENSGDARPTSAETSRTIIEVNSKATLVFSVLINGEDHENVVWPDVPYLTDERGNIYFQMKTGEDILQSLTSEENYVQVIVGVDTMEMISEMDLSNPSEINFGIEEIGDEDVDDYDEEDEDEDEDEDEDEDDDDYDAGWVSVHSDDDEQDDSDEETLADWAKLETMRFSHPMHFAKTLAEIASDDPIDWMEQPPACLAIQGLIRPAFIEEHSMIQKHLSATQTSNTDMSERIKSKGENVDVVSDHVHNLETPKHDAAQMEKNDNEDIPINETAFYKLEMTKIQLFTAHGVPTVLEVEDYMKAQPDAIAHAASKIISCLQACGEKTEQALKSLCWRCKAIQVEEAQLICVDSLGFDVRVCSGTQVQTLRFAFKKRATSEYSAERQLNDILFPGSHQKPQKLTQTHQNEC; encoded by the exons ATGTTTCTTGAGACCACCGTGGCCGCCTGCTTCCCCGCCATCCTCC ATAAGAGGGTTGTCCATATTGCAGCTTCATGCAAGCTCCACCCTTACAACTCCAACTGTGCTCATCATATGCTCTG GGAAAAATGTCAGAAGTGCAGTGGCATTCACTTCACAAGAAGGAACAAACTTGTGCCTGTAAAGAATAGTATTCGTGCATCAACGGAGTATCTAGGCTCAGCTCCAGATCCTATAAAGAAAAACGTGAAGTCATCATACCATCCATTTGAGGAATTTGCACAGCCAGAGAATAGTGGAGATGCTAGGCCTACATCAGCAGAAACAAGTAGAACAATTATAGAG GTCAACAGCAAAGCAACACTTGTGTTCTCGGTTCTGATCAATGGTGAAGACCATGAAAATGTTGTTTGGCCAGATGTGCCATATTTGACTGATGAACGTGGAA ATATATACTTTCAAATGAAAACTGGTGAAGATATTTTGCAATCCCTTACTTCAGAAGAAAACTATGTG CAAGTCATTGTTGGTGTGGATACCATGGAAATGATATCTGAGATGGACTTATCAAATCCTTCAGAAATTAACTTTGGGATTGAAGAAATAGGTGATGAAGATGTTGATGACTatgatgaagaggatgaagatgaggatgaggatgaagacGAAGATGAAGACGATGATGATTATGATGCG GGATGGGTATCTGTTCATTCAGATGATGATGAACAGGATGATTCTGATGAGGAGACACTTGCAGACTGGGCAAAACTGGAAACTATGCGTTTTTCACATccaatgcattttgccaaaacgTTGGCTGAG ATTGCTTCAGATGATCCAATTGATTGGATGGAGCAACCTCCAGCTTGCCTAGCTATCCAAGGACTTATAAGACCCGCCTTTATTGAAGAACATTCTATGATACAGAAGCATCTATCTGCCACTCAGACCAGTAATACTGACATGAGCGAACGGATCAAAAGTAAAGGAGAAAACGTTGATGTGGTCAGTGACCATGTGCACAATTTAGAAACACCTAAACATGATGCAGCACAGATGGAGAAGAATGACAATGAAGATATTCCAATTAACGAGACTGCATTTTACAAACTGGAGATGACTAAGATCCAACTATTTACAGCACACGGGGTTCCA ACTGTTCTTGAAGTAGAAGATTACATGAAAGCTCAACCTGATGCCATAGCACATGCAGCTTCCAAAATCATATCGTGTCTGCAAGCTTGCGGAGAAAAGACTGAACAAGCCCTCAAATCTCTGTGTTGGAGATGCAAGGCTATTCAAGTGGAG GAGGCACAACTTATCTGTGTAGACTCACTTGGGTTTGACGTAAGGGTTTGTTCAGGCACGCAAGTTCAAACGTTGAGATTTGCATTTAAGAAAAGG GCTACTTCAGAGTACAGTGCTGAGAGACAACTCAATGATATACTATTTCCAGGAAGTCACCAGAAGCCACAAAAATTGACTCAGACACATCAAAATGAATGCTAA
- the LOC112775951 gene encoding protein SAR DEFICIENT 4, translating to MSSSSSSPSPFFISTETLCSILTHKTLIDHFQSNIPKASTFLQTPIRHHYSVSPSSSLLLMPSWSSSPSYLPYIGVKLVTHFPQNSALNLPGVQGSYVLFSSTNGQTLASMDSTELTLYRTSCVSGLASKYLARDDSEVLVMVGAGAMAPHLIRAHLSARPSLRRVLIWNRTVEKARTLAQKLRESGEFEEGLRIEGCEDLDEVVGFGDIVSCATNSEAPLVKGEKLKLGAHLDLVGSFKPSMMECDDEAIRRGTVFVDNEAALVEAGELVGAFERGVIGKDEIGGDLLQLIRGDKIGRTSLEQITVFKSVGSAVVDMLAAQFVYETYIRS from the coding sequence atgtcttcttcttcttcttctccttctccattCTTCATATCCACTGAGACCTTATGCTCCATCCTCACCCACAAAACTCTCATAGATCACTTCCAATCAAATATCCCCaaagcttcaacctttctccaaactCCAATCCGCCACCACTATTCAGTTtccccttcttcctctctcctcttGATGCCATCTTggtcctcttctccttcttatctCCCTTACATTGGTGTCAAGCTTGTTACACACTTCCCTCAAAACTCTGCACTCAACTTGCCTGGTGTTCAGGGAAGCTATGTCCTCTTCAGTTCCACCAATGGCCAAACCCTAGCTTCCATGGACTCTACTGAACTCACCCTTTACAGAACCTCTTGTGTCTCTGGCTTGGCTTCCAAGTATTTGGCTAGAGATGACAGTGAGGTTCTTGTCATGGTTGGTGCTGGCGCCATGGCACCCCATTTGATCAGGGCTCATCTTTCAGCCAGGCCCAGTTTGAGGAGAGTCTTGATTTGGAATAGGACAGTTGAAAAGGCAAGAACTTTGGCACAGAAATTGAGAGAAAGTGGGGAATTTGAAGAAGGGTTGAGAATTGAGGGTTGTGAGGATTTGGACGAGGTTGTTGGATTTGGCGATATTGTGAGTTGTGCCACTAATTCCGAGGCACCCCTTGTGAAGGGTGAAAAGTTGAAGCTTGGTGCTCATTTGGATTTGGTGGGTTCATTCAAGCCTTCAATGATGGAATGTGATGATGAGGCAATTAGGAGGGGGACTGTGTTTGTGGATAATGAAGCTGCTTTGGTAGAAGCAGGGGAGCTTGTAGGTGCTTTTGAGAGAGGAGTGATTGGAAAAGATGAGATTGGAGGGGATTTGTTGCAACTTATTAGAGGAGACAAAATTGGGAGAACCAGTTTGGAGCAGATTACTGTGTTTAAGTCTGTTGGTTCTGCTGTTGTAGATATGCTTGCAGCACAATTTGTGTATGAGACTTATATCAGGAGCTAG
- the LOC140182112 gene encoding uncharacterized protein → MVESERLKFFRCKQPQLRVDKYKCLHESLIIGDVDAARLGKRIILPSTFTGGPRYAGYPSYFITMTCNPEWDEIKREMTSIGLKAEDRPDILCRVFKIKLDGLIDDLKEEKIFGKILGYVCTVGFQKRGLPHAHILLFMSNEFKPQTPDDIDKHITAEIPDENERQNLHGAIQNYMVHGPCGPYNKNSPCMKNGSLKKRECVLDNKFIVPYNPKLLLKFGCHINVEYTCQTSSIKYLFKYVHKGNDCVIATLYNTGDLSEATQVVDKIRNYYNCKYISACEAVWRLFGYEIQEKEPFVIRLPFHLEDEQPLVSGETSNVNDIVERAISHKSMFLGWMAANMSYPYARSLTYLEFPTKFVWKDDSSKWFPRKKSFAIGRLTHVPAELTMSDDEIKQLCLMDIDNILHSYGKTLKDYLPMPLATEVDSYLLTESVIREELNFNMDDLKKNASDMLAIATPEQRYAFDKIVTVVYYDEGGFFFVYGHGDTGKIFLWNPMSAEIRSRG, encoded by the exons ATGGTGGAATCAGAGAGGTTAAAATTCTTTAGGTGTAAACAACCACAGTTGAGGGTTGATAAATACAAATGTCTACATGAAAGTCTTATAATCGGGGATGTAGATGCTGCAAGGCTTGGCAAAAGAATCATTCTTCCCAGTACTTTTACCGGTGGACCTAG ATATGCAGGATATCCTAGCTATTTTATCACCATGACCTGTAACCCTGAATGGGATGAGATAAAAAGAGAAATGACTTCCATTGGATTGAAGGCAGAAGACCGTCCTGATATATTGTGTCGAGTTTTCAAGATCAAGCTTGATGGTTTGATTGATGACCTAAAAGAGGAAAAAATCTTTGGCAAAATTTTGGGAT acGTTTGCACTGTAGGGTTTCAAAAGAGAGGGCTTCCGCATGCACATATCCTTTTATTCATGAGTAACGAGTTCAAGCCACAAACACCAGatgacatagacaaacatataacaGCTGAGATTCCTGATGAAAATGAAAGGCAAAATCTACATGGAGCTATTCAAAATTACATGGTACATGGTCCATGTGGTCCGTACAACAAGAATTCACCTTGCATGAAGAATGGATCCT TGAAGAAAAGGGAATGTGTACTAGACAATAAGTTCATTGTTCCGTATAATCCAAAATTGTTGCTCAAGTTTGGGTGCCACATAAATGTGGAATACACATGTCAAACAAGTTCTATTAAGTATCTGTTTAAGTATGTACACAAGGGTAATGACTGCGTAATAGCTACTCTATACAATACTGGTGATCTGTCAGAAGCCACACAAGTTGTTGACAAAATTAGGAATTACTACAATTGTAAGTACATTTCGGCATGTGAGGCAGTCTGGCGTCTATTTGGATAcgaaatccaagagaaagaaccATTTGTGATTAGACTTCCATTCCATTTGGAGGATGAGCAACCTTTGGTTTCTGGTGAAACTTCTAATGTGAATGATATCGTCGAAAGAGCAATATCTCATAAGTCCATGTTTTTGGGATGGATGGCGGCGAACATGTCATATCCCTATGCTCGAAGTCTGACTTATCTTGAGTTTCCAACCAAGTTTGTTTGGAAGGACGATTCTTCAAAGTGGTTTCCTCGAAAGAAAAGCTTCGCAATTGGAAGGTTGACTCATGTACCTGCAG AGTTAACAATGTCAGATGATGAGATTAAGCAGTTGTGCTTAATGGATATAGACAATATCTTACATTCCTATGGTAAAACCTTGAAAGACTATCTTCCTATGCCTTTAGCAACTGAAGTTGATAGTTATTTGTTAACCGAAAGTGTTATTAGGGAAGAGCTAAACTTTAACATGGATGATTTAAAGAAAAATGCCTCAGACATGTTAGCCATCGCAACACCTGAGCAGAGATATGCATTCGATAAAATCGTTACAGTTGTGTATTATGATGAAGGGGGGTTTTTCTTTGTGTATGGTCATGGGGATACTGGAAAAATATTTCTCTGGAACCCTATGTCTGCTGAGATTCGCTCAAGGGGGTGA